AGCTGGGCATACGAAGGCaagagacagttcctgctctcaaggagctcgctttaatgagggagacaacatgaaaactaGGTACAGACAAGATACGcgcaagataaattggaggtaatcagtagagggaaggcactgacatTAAGAGGAATCAAAAAAGCTTCTTATAGAAGGGAATTTTAGCCGGGTCTTtagggaggcagagaagaggagggaagagtctTCCAGGCAGGGAGATGGAGCAGCTTGTGCTAGGAACGGCTGGGATGCTATTGTCACTGTATTGCAGAGTACttgtggatgggggtgggggaaaggtggAGGGCTAGGTGGTTTCAGAATCCTAATGAGATAATGTGGGGGAACTCCCTTACCAGGCTCAGAAAATTATGATTGTTAGTCCAAAGAGGAGAAATTAGAGTGTTTTTAGACTTAAATTTAAGGTGAGAAAGAAACTAGAGTTCTCAGGGAGGATTTAAAATCTGTAGTAGTCTAGTCCTGTTTTCTTTAACTGACTTCCATTATCTCAAGTGGCTTTGTTTCAGAGAGCTAAGGATTCTGGTCATCTGATTCAATGGATTGTTCCAGCCCATCTTTGTGCTCCAGTTTTCAAAGGAATGCAACAAATATTCATGTTGGAGGCAATGTGAATGAGTGAAaatgcatatattaagcactgactTCTCTAAGATTGGcacagtgctggggatataaaaacaagcaAAGTAGACTGCCTGgcttccaggagcttacattctaaacaAAGGGGGACTAGAGAGGTAAAAATGGGGGAGTGAAAGGGATGGGGCTGTGGGCACATAGCATAGCTTAGGGAACCCTGTGGCAGGAGGGCCCAGTTCCATTGGGAGTAAGAAGGCCACATGACTTGGAGATGAAGGGGAAGTATTAGGCCCTGGATCCTGCTAGATACTAGTTGGCATATCACTCCCAAGATGTACCTTTTTAATAACTTATGTTTAGCCTCTGTCTGTGGAATTATAGTAATAATCGTAATTTTATGGcatgttaaggtttacaaaactttCTTCATAACACCCCTGGAAGGTAGACAGTACAAGTGTTAAActccattatttatttttaacacaagtgaagtgacttgcctaagatcacaaaggtagtaaatgaCTTACATTTACTCCATTACTCTTGACTTAAGGTTTTCTGAGTTTGGAGTGCAGTGTTCTTCGAATTATGCTGTTGTTGTAGAGATAGATGTACCTCGCTAAAGATTTGAGCTAAACAGTTGGTATATAAGAACtatttttcagagctagttcaaGAACACAGGTATATTTACCCACTTTTCAAAAATTTCGTTTcaaaaaaatgaacatgaaagAAAGGAAACTGCAAGAGGGCAGGCATTAGCAATCTAGTCAATTTAATGAATTTGAGAGGGAAAAGGATACTTTtggagaaaatataatttttgagTGTGTCATCTCAGCTGGGATCTCATGATAATCTATCCTGGAGTTTGGAAGGCTGCTTTTAAACTGGGTATCTTTTAGCTCCATTTCAAATTTGGCTTTTCAGGCCCATTTTGTCTGCAGGAAAGCCCATACAATTTATCCAACCCCCTTTTCTGAGTTAGATGAGCTTCTTTCAGTGGAAAGCAGGAACCACCTACTCTCAGTCTGCTTCCTAGGTGGGTGTAGGTAAAGGAAGTTCCTTTTGATCAGTCAAGAATTATTTATCTACCTAATATGTGCCTACCATTCTGTTTATGGTAGGCCTGAACTGGGGAAGTTTTCTTAATATTTGGcataaatttctttttacatttttgggGTCCtggttataaattattttatatttacatattactcATTCAGTGAGTCATTGCCTAGCCAGTTTGTGCTTATTTTATGCTATTCCTTCCTGATAAATATTCCTCCCCCCTTAAAAAATGAATCATTAATACCTTCCTTCCCGTGCCCCCCCCCCACGTCTGTAGGAGTTGGGTCTATGTTGCTAGCTTGTGTTCAGtgtttttggtctgtattttgtttttttaattcttgtcCATATTTCATGCCCtaaaaggaaaactggaaatcaattCAGGCTCAGCTTTATCTGCAGAGGGCTTTGTGGAGATTGAAAGCTAAGTGATTCAGGGAAGAGTAGGCAAAAGTGCCCATTGCTTGACTGCTAAGTGTTCTTTATTAtgtttggggagaaggggaggagagtggtGCTTTGAGAACCTGTAAgcttcctttatattttaaaatgtggctTATAAGTGCTTAGATTAGATTGAATCCAGAATTTTTAGAAATAGTTtgccagaaaaagaaaggaggctcCCAAGTTATTTGGGGAAGCTATAGATGGAGCTAAGACttgatttgttttaaatttatagtaaaaatttaaagaatgaactATTCCTTTTAGGAGTTTCCAGAAAGGAATGATGAAACATGATTTCCCTGTGGCCATATGGCCCCTTTTGCATTCAGTCTTCTCGTCCACTTTTCATTTTTggcattcttccttttcctcttgtaCTAATGGACTATTAAAACTgcaaaagaccttagagatcctaAGTTTTGAGTTGCAAGGgccctcagaaatcatctagtccaacacctcatttaataaatgaagaaactgaatccttGAGATGCGATTTGCCCGAGAACATAAggtagagctaggattcaaatccaggtcctctgacttcaaatccaacacttttcccactgtaccaaaTAATCTAgttcaatatcctcattttagagaaaacCCAGAAGGCAAAAATGACTTCTCCAAAGGCACACTAGCCAGGACTCAAGCCCGAGTCTTCTCTCTCTAAATTCGGAACTCTTTCCGCTTACTACACAAATTGTGAGCATTTctccaaaatatttctttcttttctggaatCGTAATTCCCAAATGCTAATTTTATGCCACACATAGCCCATTCATTGAAAATACCTCAGAAACATGATCTCTTTCTGTGTATAGTTTGTGTGCACAACAGATACAGCACAGAAAATCTCACAAGTAAACTGACTCTCATTCATGCATAGGATCTGTGAGGTACTTGCATATTCTCCATACACTAAGTCATATTTTCCTAACCTCTTTAGTGCCGagcacatcttctccaacagctCTCTCCCACCCAAAGCTTGGACTGACTTGTCCATGAGGCAGCCAtagttaaaaaagagagagagaaaagatgccTGAGATCtttgttgttctttagtcatgtccaacttttcttgatcccatttagggttttcttggcaaagatactggagtagtatttctttttttggcgggggggtggtggggaggagtggTATTTCcctctctaggtcattttacagatgaggaaactgaagcagagttaaatgacttgtccaggaacaTGACCAAATCtgcatctaataagtgtctgaggccaaatttaaactctggtcttcctgactccaggcccagcactctgcaccacctATCCATGAAGAACAGTTTTTACTTAGAGAAGGAGCCAAGCAGTGCTGTACAACTAGCCTTTGAAGGTTAAGGCAGGAAATAATAATGGGGAAGCCGACTTGATCTGAGTTAGCTTTAATGGCCCTGTGGCTAAGCAGGTATGTTTTGGTCTGGGTCGAGCTGAACATTTGGAAAGGTGACTGTGGATCTGTTTGTTCATAGTCTCATCATCCTTCATTCTCCTCACATTAACATACTCATTATTCCATACTTGTATTTACATTAgcagtatatacacacatatatgttaagaCTGAAAGGGTAAGTATgataaaagaataatgaaaaatactttaaaagtacATGGATTAGTAAGACTGTGTAGGTGAGATACTATTGTAATGAAAAATTAAGTGAGTGTATAGTAATTGAAGCCCTCAGGTGCTAGTGTATAGTTTAAAATAAAACTCTTGTATCAAATGGGTTGTATTGGTCAGCTAGATTTTCCTTCCAGGGTGATTCAGTGATACAAGGTTTTCTCAAAGGCATAGTTTATCTTGGATGAGCCTGTTTGGAAGATTTTGACCAAATTAACTATACTAGCTGGAAGATTTTGGAAGACAGACTAGCAACAGCAGTAGTGTTATCTCATAACATGTGATGAAACTACTGGGCCTATATTTAAGTAGGAAAAACATGGGTTTGGATGCCGCTTCCAACTTATTAGCCAAGGTTAATCACTTAACTCTCAgagctttagtttcttctgtAAGGAGGtaaaataatacctgtagtatatAATAGTTATTTTagagatcaaattagataatgtatggAAGGTACTCTGTAAGCTTTAAATTGCTATAAAATGTCAAATATTATATGAGTTCTTATGCAAGGCAATGTGCTGGGTGCAAGGGGTACCAAGAAATAGAAGAGAGGTCCTGTCCTCAGAAAAGTTAATATTTATTTAGGGAGACTGGGTATGTGCATAAAACTGAACATATAGCTAAGTGccttgagaggagggaaggatctaggagtggTAGAATGCAGACCAGAGAATACTAAAAGGAGTTGAAAGGGGTGGAATTAAAACATATGCAGTTCTATTGACTTTTGACAccataatttaaatataaaattgcaTCTTTTACAGGATGGAATAATAAATCCAACAGTAAGAAAGGACTTAAAAACGACACCAAAATTCTATTGTTGCCCTATTAAAGGATGCCCTAGAGGTCCTGACAGGCCATTTTCACAGTTTTCTCTTGTAAAAcaggtattttaatttttttaactactTTTCTGGGAGGAAGAATTATAaatgttaatataaatataatgtgtTTCTATTATTAAAAACTCACAATAAACTAAGACATTCTATAAGAGAAAGTGTGTTAGAATGCAACAGGCAGCATCCCATTGGAGAAAGTGCAGGTATTAGAAAAGGATGTTTTGGGGAATGTTTTCAGGTTTAGGGATCGAAGTAGAGAAAATACTCATTTAACATAGGATGGGAGGAGGATCCAGAATAGATTTTGAGAGATGAGAGTGATCCAGTGTCTCAGAGAGTATGTAATGTGGGCAGGGTATGTCCCAGGTCATAAGGGACCATCTCAGAAGAGACGTCTCTCATAGAGGATGGGGACATGCCCCATTTAAAAAGTGCCCAAAGCAGGCATCTCGGGGGTGAAGGGTGGGGGTACCAAGGAATAGGAATGGGCCTACAGAGGGAAGGGAGTGATCAGAGAGGATGGAGGATCATATTTAGAATCTTAACAGGATAGATTTGGTGCTAGAAGCAGCAGTAGGTATCAGtaacttttccttctctccttttcctgccCTCCACCCTCTATCCTCCACAAATACACAGGATGTCTCAAAAATCTTAgcgtagttttaagctattaaagctttacactgcactaagacttttgagacgaTCTGTATAAATAAAGTGATAGGGTAGAGAAAGGCATGTGGTGAATTGTCATTTACGTACCTTCCTAAATCCTGCCCCTTTTTGACTACCATTGTTTTTCCCCATCTAAAGTCATGCCTGATGTTATTAAGTTTAtggtttcttttaaaatcttgaacagttattttaaatttttgttctcATGTTTTAGCACTTTATGAAAATGCATGCTGAAAAGAAGCATAAATGTGATAAATGTAGCAACTCCTATGGTACTGAATGGGACTTAAAACGACATGCAGAGGATTGTGGCAAGACTTTCCAGTGCACCTGTGGCTGCCCGTATGCCAGCAGAACAGCATTGCAGTCACACGTTTATCGAACTGGCCATGAGATCCCTGCAGAGCACAGGTATGAGGAAATGAAGTGTGACAGAACTGTGGAGCAGATGGGTGGGATCATTCCTGGGGAGATGATTGAAGAAGAGACAGTTTGCAGCTAGGCAGAGAGAAGCTTCTCAAGGAAGGCCTTTGAAATGTGCCATAGCAGTTTCAGCTCTAATTTCTTTCTGCCACCTCCCTTCAGGGTCCTTTGTGGCTTATAGATTGGAAGATGTTATACTAGACCATTTTGCTTCCAGAAGTTGTAGGAGTTTTAGATGTTATTTTAGTATGTTGCTGTGGTTTTTACTTAGTTGGaaagataaaatttatatattataacagTACagaatttagagatgaaaagtattccattacatggtGGTTTTAAAATTAATCTATGAGTCTCACTGAGAGGCAGCCTGGCtaaatggatagagtactggacatCGAAtgaaggagacctgagttcaaattttgcccctTGTACTGGCCATTCTGTCGTGGGTACATTTTTCAGCCTTCTAAGCCTCAGGCAGTTCTCTAAAATTTATCTACTGAGTTATAGACAGGTTGGTGAGAGGAGTCTCCACACTCACCAAATCACAGAAGGCTTTCATTATGTTTATGTCCAAAGGAGCctgctctttctctgtgtgttacactttctctttcttctgctcaCCTCAGCAAGACCAGCCCTTTAGCAGATCTCTCAGAAGggattcattcagtcattcagtcaacaaccatttgtCCAGGGCCTGCTATATGGCcaggctctgggaatacaaagataagatAGACAGTCCTAGCTCACAAAGAGCTTGGATAtcctggagagggaggagaggggatacAGCATGTTCACCACTAAGTAAATACAGGATCTGTAGACAGAAAAATTCACACTGATTGGGGAGAGGCACTCACAGAGTAAGGAAAGAGCTCTGGAAATTGCTGACAAttaagctgagtcttaaaagGAGCCTGCAGCTTCTACGAGACAGATGAGAAAGGCCAGCACAGGAGAGCCTGGGCAAAGGCAAGGAGGTGGGACATGAAATGTCAGGAATGGAAATCAGTAGGGCATATTTGCCTAGAGGGTGGAATGAATGAGGGGGAGTAATACATAATCCATTTAGGGAGAGGTTGGAGCCAAATCAATGGCTTTTAAAGCTAAATGGAGGGATTTGTACTTTATTCTAAGGGCAGTGACATGATTAGACCAGTATTTTAGGACTATCAATTTTGGTAGCCACctgaaggataaattggaggtaggaaagactttatgtagggagaccaattaagaggctactGAAATAGTTAAAATAAGAGATAAGAGGGCTGAACTAGAGTGGATGTGCTTTGAGTAGATGATAGATAAAAGAAATTTTTGAGGAATAGCACTTGACAATACTTGGCATTGGATTGGATATAAGGACAAATAAGAATGAGCAGCTGAAAATTACTCCTAGGTCGTTGAAAATCTGTATGACTAGAAAGATGCTGATTtctcttcctgcccctccccccttccatgTAGAAAGAGGGAATTTAGGAGGACGACTGGGTTTATGTAGAGTTTGAGATGCATGTGTAAATGGCCAGGTGGAAATGCCAAGCAGGCCCCTGGAAATGTGGAAGTAgagttcaggaaagagatgaATGTGTAGATAAAgaagtcatcttcatagagatggtCACTGAACctgtgggaactgatgagatccctaggagtgtagaaagagaagagggccaggacagagccctgggataGGCCCACACAAATAGAGCAGGCCATGGATGATGCATCTGCAGAGAAAACCAAAAGGATTTGTCAGAAGAGGGACAGTtagaagagaacaaatagtttcaTGAAAACACAATGAAGACAGCTGAGGATGGTCGGAAGTTTATAGCTGTAAAGAAATCATGGGTGTCTTTGAAAAAGATAAGTTTCAGTGGAGTGGAAGGGGCAGAAGACAGATTGCAAGGGGTtaagaagtgagtgggaggtaAGGAAGTGGAGACAGGGTATATAGATAGCCTTTCCTAGGCAAAAGTAGCTGTCCTCTATTCTGAAAGattgactgaacaataataacaaatgtTGTTGAGGATCAATCAGTTGCATGgattttagaataatttttttaaaattctattaatgTTTTTAGGGACCCACCtggtaagaaaaggaaaatggaaaactcTCTGCATAACCAGCAGTTGTCTGATAAGGCCCTTGAATCACTGATCAACAAACCAGCTACTAGAACAGACACCCAAGACTTGGAAACTTCAGAGATAAAGTTGGTGGCTTCTTTTGAAGATTCTTGTAGCTCTAATGCCAGAAAGCAAACCCTTACACCTCCAAGATATACTCAGAAATTGCTTTTGCCAAAGCCCAAAGTGGCTTTGGTTAAGCTTCCTGTTATGCAGTTTTCACATTTGCCTATCTTTGTGCCTGCAGCAGACTCTTCAGTCCAGCCTATGGTGGTTGGTGTTGATAATCAAGGGTCTGTCACAAGCACTGTTCATCTGCTTCCTTTGTCAACAGGAACCTTGATACTAGGATTGGATTCAGAGGGTTTCTCACTTAAGGAAAGTTTACCGCTTTCAAAAACAGTCAATCCTGTTGCTGTTGAGCCTATTAGTACAGGTGTACAAGTGAATTTGGGCAAAAACCCAACTAATGCTTTACAAGAATTAGGAAATGTGtgtcaaaagaataaaatttctTCCATCAATGTACAGACAGATGTATCTTATGCATCACAAACTCTCATGTCTCCTTCACCTTGggtccctcctgattcctctgtATCTTCTTGTTCTCAGACAGATTTAACATTTGATTCTCAAGTTTCTCTGCCCATCAGTGTTCAGACTCAAACATTTTTACCCAGTTCTAAGGTAACCTCATCTATAGCAGCGCAGACAGATGCCTTTACTCATGCTTGTCTGCAGCCATGTGGAATCTCTAGAGAAACTCAGACCAGTGGAATCCAGAGTTCAACAGATGCCACAATGTCGATGAACCAAGCTGTCATGTGTAATGATATTTTTGAGAATGTCCATGCATACAATGTTTCTACCCCAAACATTGCAAACAATAGTTTAGTCACTGCCCCTGTATCTCACAGTTTGTTATCCCAGGATGGCTGTAAGACTTTGAATGAGGATGTTGTAAAATCTACACCTGTTATGAATTTCAGCACACAAAATAATATACTCCCATCACAAAACATGACTGATAACCAAACCCAGACAATAGATTTGTTAAGTGATCTGGAAAACATACTGTCCAGTAGTCTGCCAGGCCAAACTTTGGACAGCCGTAGTCTCCTGTCTGACAGTAATACCGGAGCTGACACTCAGCTGTCATCTGGGTCAACCCAGAACACAGGAATTGATTTTGACATTGAAGAGTTTTTTTCAGCTTCAAATATCCAAACTCAAACAGAAGA
This region of Trichosurus vulpecula isolate mTriVul1 chromosome 3, mTriVul1.pri, whole genome shotgun sequence genomic DNA includes:
- the ATMIN gene encoding ATM interactor, giving the protein MAATDAAAPSAGLTPAPLLATTSDSAATRASRGDAATYATSGRWGFDTGLRGSRARTAGGKRQPSTATPSPTPAGELIRPSVSELSRAVRTNILCTVRGCGKILPNGPALNMHLVKSHRLQDGIINPTVRKDLKTTPKFYCCPIKGCPRGPDRPFSQFSLVKQHFMKMHAEKKHKCDKCSNSYGTEWDLKRHAEDCGKTFQCTCGCPYASRTALQSHVYRTGHEIPAEHRDPPGKKRKMENSLHNQQLSDKALESLINKPATRTDTQDLETSEIKLVASFEDSCSSNARKQTLTPPRYTQKLLLPKPKVALVKLPVMQFSHLPIFVPAADSSVQPMVVGVDNQGSVTSTVHLLPLSTGTLILGLDSEGFSLKESLPLSKTVNPVAVEPISTGVQVNLGKNPTNALQELGNVCQKNKISSINVQTDVSYASQTLMSPSPWVPPDSSVSSCSQTDLTFDSQVSLPISVQTQTFLPSSKVTSSIAAQTDAFTHACLQPCGISRETQTSGIQSSTDATMSMNQAVMCNDIFENVHAYNVSTPNIANNSLVTAPVSHSLLSQDGCKTLNEDVVKSTPVMNFSTQNNILPSQNMTDNQTQTIDLLSDLENILSSSLPGQTLDSRSLLSDSNTGADTQLSSGSTQNTGIDFDIEEFFSASNIQTQTEESDLSNINTEPVLESLDIETQTDFLLADNTTQSYSCKGNSNFLGLEMFDTQTQTDLNFFLDTSPHLPLANILKHSSFSVSTDSSDTETQTEGLSVDKNIPGLEKVQLNSTETQTMNSGFETLGNLFFTSNETQTAMDDFLLADLAWNTMESQFSSVETQTCAELCSVSNF